The following coding sequences lie in one Carassius gibelio isolate Cgi1373 ecotype wild population from Czech Republic chromosome A17, carGib1.2-hapl.c, whole genome shotgun sequence genomic window:
- the LOC127933572 gene encoding kinesin-like protein KIF20B isoform X1, whose translation MMESGLKDDTARPEMIVVEDLRRNLSSEFSECSDCQDPSDLEKEHLKVYLRIRPFSAAEIENGESQDCVAIHPPATVLLKAPQSSLSARLSDKSMPVTAQRFQFSQVYGPDTTQKEMFDGTVKGLVKDVLEGQNSLVFTYGVTNAGKTFTFLGPDTDPGILPRSLNMIFSSLDGRIFDQMCLKPQRCRDFIRLTKEQQNEEAAGKRNLLKLFKETDAQKSTSCHSSKSDLEDGSTLCDISSSVNERSLAVDMDIHTMFSIWVSFCEIYNENIHDLLEQHSNNASRRTNLRLCQDVKGNSFIKDLRWVQVSSVDEALKVMKLGKKNQSISSTKLNILSSRSHSIFSVRILKVEDVGIPRVESVSELALCDLAGSERCAKTQNKGERLKEAGNINTSLLSLGKCINALRNNQQARQHVPFRESKLTHYLQGYFTGRGKACMIVNINQCASMHDETVNVLKFSAVAQKVVVLTTKSVPVVVKRSAREVSFIINNADRQQMRRSSLVRWDPSLEDVQEDSDTEEDEEESEMEDTILDAEEEGKETVLLDKEVYEAQLRFIEDIQQQLSKKKAEHLALEARVRDEVTKEFSELISQMQEDYSERISRERELIEERCERRLEILKNLVGKTAVKDDTMDSAATKLEVQEENHVSLDSMLDSMTSDLAGIRQDAQAAQSCLVTSNPRVSVTLQDLEKKVTALSELLSETQNQLSLKTQELETQSRLSDELEELKKVLESHRQREWDLSEMCRQKDEMVTKLQTALDQHVENTAQDKTQIDSIKKQIVQLKHNCTCSEQRPDTQIETRKRRQEWEGLDEQPPLKKGPLEDSRVQDNVSNNGCQDSALLEVKGQLKCCLDESKQKDKQITDLERECHTLDVCIKDRKSKLEERVSQEHILQGKVYQTSLETKPMATAVDCSSLKLEVVSSYSNTTEHLKGAYQELAAVKSQMAKQDHGLGERSKQILTLEQEISLLKQEAQTSRNTLADYDDLKKVNSVLQVEVTTLHGVKAELEEKVRCLEKEKEVKNTAHLSKEEGFKDGELGPMNPYTLGSKNKETHSNINITVSEKAELAQREKDLASKEAQLLVLQKRLEEEETQAVQEAHRREVERRRELLAVAEEAIAQKDAELQRRQEEINRLKEEIKTSECKLNSMAVDLRRREDDSSDLREKLCDSKKQIQQVQKEISSMRDAEKSLRMKLSDLEKTKAHLQNEITNRGLTINQLKAKRSSESKSDENLLLYQKACKDLQEREHVIEDMRLALAEQEETQTELDQELDNREAQINKLTQDLMRLREILPKQKNRRDSRSFSDDVLQARQQTAQAQESLKLASEKHQAERKKWMEEKLVLIGQAKEAEERRNQDMRRFADDRERHARQQAEKESLVARLAACEEEMESWRKDRDTLVSALEVQLKKFIMSNAEKDQQIKILQSRSTPQTPESQEVTEDSRTEALQAELVAKEAEIQKLKEQLCVSVIDSSLHRHSSTQTMEAELSDMNTSKLKHTSRTRGSVTSQSSSGSCPLVLDSSEICTETGKRSRFPKPELEISFSPLQPDRFALKRQGEDSAITVKISRPMRKRKSGEKRKGGRSSVVKKKTFSEPSPQPSNAHESNQKGRKDKTKQKMGDFLQGSPTFLGSKAKRIMGLMSGKSPDDGATSLKLKSKCDRRKHDRPDISSPMEIQAHQIIGRNPEEKESENLIKKRLRTRTIK comes from the exons ATGATGGAGTCAGGGCTAAAGGATGATACAGCCAGACCAGAGATGATAGTTGTGGAAGATTTAAGAAGAAATCTGTCCTCGGAGTTCAGCGAGTGTTCAGATTGCCAG gACCCCTCTGACCTGGAGAAGGAACACTTGAAGGTGTATCTAAGGATAAGACCATTTTCAGCAGCTGAGATTGAGAATGGAGAATCACAG GACTGTGTGGCTATTCATCCTCCAGCGACGGTGCTCCTCAAAGCTccacaatcatctctttctgcCAGGCTCAGCGATAAGTCAATGCCAGTTACAGCTCAACGTTTCCAGTTCTCTCAG GTTTATGGTCCAGACACTACACAGAAGGAGATGTTTGATGGCACAGTGAAGGGTCTTGTGAAGGATGTGCTAGAGGGACAGAATTCTCTGGTCTTTACATACGGTGTCACCAATGCTGGGAAGACCTTCACTTTTTTAG GTCCAGATACTGATCCAGGCATCTTACCTCGTTCCCTTAACATGATCTTCAGTAGTCTGGATGGTCGCATCTTCGACCAGATGTGCCTAAAACCCCAGAGGTGCCGGGATTTCATAAGGCTCACCAAAGAGCAGCAAAATGAGGAAGCAGCTGGCAAACGCAACCTGCTCAAGCTTTTTAAAGAG ACTGATGCACAGAAGAGTACGTCTTGCCATAGCTCGAAGTCTGATCTTGAAG ATGGTTCCACTTTATGTGATATAAGCTCTTCAGTGAATGAAAGGAGTTTGGCTGTCGATATGGACATACACACCATGTTTTCAATTTGGGTCTCATTCTGCGAGATCTACAATGAGAACATCCACGACTTGCTAGAACAGCATTCAAACAATGCTTCACGGAGAACCAACCTCCGTCTTTGTCAGGATGTCAAAGGGAACTCATTCATCAAAG ATCTGAGATGGGTGCAGGTGAGCAGTGTTGATGAAGCCTTGAAAGTGATGAAACTGGGCAAAAAGAACCAGAGCATCTCTAGCACTAAACTCAACATTCTCTCCAGCAGGAG CCACAGTATTTTCTCTGTCCGGATCCTGAAGGTTGAAGATGTGGGAAtacccagagtcgagtcagtcaGCGA GCTGGCGCTGTGTGACCTGGCCGGGTCGGAGCGATGtgctaaaacacaaaataaaggtgAACGCCTGAAAGAGGCAGGAAACATCAACACCTCTCTACTCAGCCTGGGAAAATGCATCAATGCACTCAGAAATAACCAGCAGGCAAG ACAGCACGTTCCATTCAGAGAGAGTAAACTCACTCACTATCTGCAGGGATACTTTACCGGCCGGGGCAAAGCCTGTATGATTGTAAACATTAACCAGTGCGCCTCCATGCATGATGAGACAGTCAATGTCCTCAAGTTCTCTGCCGTAGCTCAAAAG GTAGTGGTCCTCACCACTAAGAGTGTTCCAGTGGTGGTTAAAAGGAGTGCCAGAGAGGTATCCTTCATAATCAACAATGCTGATCGCCAGCAAATGCGGCGCAGCTCATTGGTACGGTGGGACCCCAGCCTTGAGGATGTCCAGGAAGATTCTGACActgaggaggatgaagaggaaaGTGAAATGGAGGACACCATTTTGGATGCTGAAGAAGAGGGGAAAGAAACTGTGCTGCTAGATAAGGAGGTTTATGAG GCCCAACTGCGGTTTATAGAGGATATTCAGCAGCAGTTGAGCAAGAAGAAAGCTGAACACCTAGCTCTCGAGGCTCGTGTTCGAGATGAAGTTACTAAAGAATTCTCTGAGCTGATTTCCCAGATGCAGGAAGATTACAG tgagCGCATATCCAGAGAGAGGGAACTGATTGAGGAACGGTGTGAACGGAGACTGGAGATTCTTAAAAACCTGGTGGGGAAAACAGCTGTGAAGGACGACACCATGGATTCAGCTGCGACCAAATTAGAGGTACAG gaagaGAACCATGTCTCTCTAGACAGCATGCTTGACTCTATGACCAGTGACCTGGCTGGAATCAGACAGGATGCCCAGGCTGCCCAATCCTGCTTGGTGACCTCCAACCCTAGAGTCTCTGTGACACTGCAAGACCTTGAAAAAAAGGTCACGGCACTTTCAGAACTGCTCAGTGAAACTCAGAATCAGCTGTCACTCAAAACACAGG AGCTGGAAACCCAGAGCAGACTGTCAGATGAACTGGAGGAGTTAAAGAAG GTTCTGGAGAGCCACAGGCAAAGGGAATGGGATCTAAGTGAAATGTGCAGACAAAAGGATGAGATGGTTACCAAACTCCAGACAGCTCTTGACCAACATGTAGAAAACACGGCTCAGGAT AAAACTCAAATTGACTCCATCAAAAAGCAGATCGTCCAGCTTAAACACAATTGTACCTGCTCAGAGCAGCGGCCCGACACCCAGATTGAAACCAGAAAGAGGCGTCAGGAATGGGAGGGGCTTGATGAACAGCCCCCACTCAAGAAAG GTCCCCTGGAGGACTCAAGAGTACAAGACAATGTTTCAAATAATGGGTGTCAAGACTCCGCCCTtcttgaggtcaaaggtcagctgaAGTGTTGCCTTGATGAATCCAAACAAAAAGACAAGCAGATCACAGATCTGGAACGGGAATGCCACACATTAGATGTTTGCATCAAGGATCGGAAATCTAAACTGGAAGAAAGAGTTTCACAGGAGCATATTCTGCAAGGAAAGGTTTATCAGACATCCTTGGAAACCAAACCAATGGCAACGGCAGTGGATTGCAGCAGTTTGAAATTAGAAGTTGTGTCCAGTTATAGCAACACTACAGAACATTTAAAAGGTGCATATCAAGAACTGGCTGCTGTGAAATCACAAATGGCTAAGCAAGATCACGGACTGGGAGAAAGGAGCAAACAAATCTTGACTCTTGAACAGGAAATTTCATTACTGAAACAGGAAGCACAAACCTCCAGAAACACATTAGCTGACTATGATGACCTCAAAAAAGTCAACTCTGTCCTGCAGGTTGAGGTCACAACCCTTCATGGGGTCAAAGCTGAACTAGAGGAGAAAGTCAGATGccttgagaaagagaaagaagtaaAAAATACAGCACATCTGTCCAAAGAGGAGGGGTTTAAAGATGGGGAACTGGGGCCGATGAACCCTTACACTCTTGGATCTAAAAACAAGGAGACCCATAGCAACATAAACATCACAGTGTCTGAAAAGGCTGAACTGGCACAGAGGGAGAAAGACTTAGCATCAAAAGAGGCTCAGCTCTTAGTACTGCAGAAGaggctggaggaggaggagacgcAAGCGGTGCAGGAGGCAcacaggagggaggtggagaggaggagagagctgCTGGCTGTGGCAGAGGAGGCCATTGCTCAGAAAGATGCAGAGCTACAGAGGAGACAAGAAGAGATCAACCG GTTAAAGGAGGAGATTAAAACTAGCGAGTGCAAGTTGAACAGTATGGCTGTCGATCTTCGCAGAAGGGAAGATGATTCATCTGATCTTCGGGAAAAACTCTGTGACTCAAAGAAACAGATTCAGCAGGTCCAGAAAGAG ATCTCCTCCATGCGGGATGCTGAGAAATCTCTACGAATGAAGCTCAGTGACCTAGAAAAGACTAAAGCACATCTCCAGAATGAGATCACCAACAGGGGCCTCACCATCAACCAGCTAAAAGCT AAACGATCTTCTGAATCTAAGTCAGATGAGAATCTGCTGCTCTATCAGAAAGCATGTAAAG ATTTGCAGGAGCGTGAGCATGTTATTGAAGATATGCGTTTGGCTCTGGCAGAACAGGAGGAAACACAGACAGAGCTGGACCAGGAGCTGGACAACAGAGAGGCTCAGATAAATAAGCTCACTCAGG atctGATGAGGTTGAGAGAAATACTACCTAAACAGAAGAACAGGAGAGATTCCAGATCATTCTCTGATGATGTTTTACAGGCCAGACAACAGACTGCTCAGGCCCAGGAGAGCTTAAAG CTGGCTAGTGAGAAGCACCAAGCAGAGCGCAAGAAGTGGATGGAAGAGAAGTTGGTTCTGATCGGTCAGGCTAAAGAGGCTGAGGAGAGAAGGAATCAGGACATGAGGCGATTCGCTGATGATCGAGAACGGCATGCTCGCCAACAGGCCGAAAAG GAGTCTCTTGTCGCACGTCTTGCTGCTTGTGAGGAAGAGATGGAAAGCTGGAGAAAAGATAGAGACACACTTGTCTCTGCTCTTGAAGTTCAGCTGAAGAAGTTCATCATGTCCAATGCAGAGAAAGACCAACAGATCAAGATCCTACAGTCCAGAAGCACCCCCCAAACACCAGAG TCTCAGGAGGTCACTGAGGACAGCAGGACTGAGGCACTGCAGGCAGAGCTGGTTGCAAAGGAAGCAGAGATCCAGAAACTAAAGGAACAGCTCTGTGTCAGTGTCATAGACAGCAGCCTTCACAGACACTCATCTACCCAG ACGATGGAAGCAGAATTATCTGATATGAACACCAGTAAACTTAAACACACAAGCAGAACCAGAGGATCTGTCACCAGTCAG AGTTCGTCTGGCAGCTGTCCGCTGGTGCTCGATTCATCAGAGATCTGCACGGAAACAGGCAAACGTTCCAGGTTTCCGAAGCCCGAGTTGGAAATTTCCTTCAGCCCTCTGCAGCCAGATCGTTTCGCTCTTAAGCGTCAAGGAGAAGACTCTGCCATTACTGTTAAAATCTCCCGACCCATGCGCAAGAGGAAGAGCGGAGAGAAG
- the LOC127933572 gene encoding kinesin-like protein KIF20B isoform X4, with the protein MMESGLKDDTARPEMIVVEDLRRNLSSEFSECSDCQDPSDLEKEHLKVYLRIRPFSAAEIENGESQDCVAIHPPATVLLKAPQSSLSARLSDKSMPVTAQRFQFSQVYGPDTTQKEMFDGTVKGLVKDVLEGQNSLVFTYGVTNAGKTFTFLGPDTDPGILPRSLNMIFSSLDGRIFDQMCLKPQRCRDFIRLTKEQQNEEAAGKRNLLKLFKETDAQKSTSCHSSKSDLEDGSTLCDISSSVNERSLAVDMDIHTMFSIWVSFCEIYNENIHDLLEQHSNNASRRTNLRLCQDVKGNSFIKDLRWVQVSSVDEALKVMKLGKKNQSISSTKLNILSSRSHSIFSVRILKVEDVGIPRVESVSELALCDLAGSERCAKTQNKGERLKEAGNINTSLLSLGKCINALRNNQQARQHVPFRESKLTHYLQGYFTGRGKACMIVNINQCASMHDETVNVLKFSAVAQKVVVLTTKSVPVVVKRSAREVSFIINNADRQQMRRSSLVRWDPSLEDVQEDSDTEEDEEESEMEDTILDAEEEGKETVLLDKEVYEAQLRFIEDIQQQLSKKKAEHLALEARVRDEVTKEFSELISQMQEDYSERISRERELIEERCERRLEILKNLVGKTAVKDDTMDSAATKLEVQEENHVSLDSMLDSMTSDLAGIRQDAQAAQSCLVTSNPRVSVTLQDLEKKVTALSELLSETQNQLSLKTQELETQSRLSDELEELKKVLESHRQREWDLSEMCRQKDEMVTKLQTALDQHVENTAQDKTQIDSIKKQIVQLKHNCTCSEQRPDTQIETRKRRQEWEGLDEQPPLKKGPLEDSRVQDNVSNNGCQDSALLEVKGQLKCCLDESKQKDKQITDLERECHTLDVCIKDRKSKLEERVSQEHILQGKVYQTSLETKPMATAVDCSSLKLEVVSSYSNTTEHLKGAYQELAAVKSQMAKQDHGLGERSKQILTLEQEISLLKQEAQTSRNTLADYDDLKKVNSVLQVEVTTLHGVKAELEEKVRCLEKEKEVKNTAHLSKEEGFKDGELGPMNPYTLGSKNKETHSNINITVSEKAELAQREKDLASKEAQLLVLQKRLEEEETQAVQEAHRREVERRRELLAVAEEAIAQKDAELQRRQEEINRLKEEIKTSECKLNSMAVDLRRREDDSSDLREKLCDSKKQIQQVQKEISSMRDAEKSLRMKLSDLEKTKAHLQNEITNRGLTINQLKAKRSSESKSDENLLLYQKACKDLQEREHVIEDMRLALAEQEETQTELDQELDNREAQINKLTQDLMRLREILPKQKNRRDSRSFSDDVLQARQQTAQAQESLKLASEKHQAERKKWMEEKLVLIGQAKEAEERRNQDMRRFADDRERHARQQAEKESLVARLAACEEEMESWRKDRDTLVSALEVQLKKFIMSNAEKDQQIKILQSRSTPQTPESQEVTEDSRTEALQAELVAKEAEIQKLKEQLCVSVIDSSLHRHSSTQTMEAELSDMNTSKLKHTSRTRGSVTSQSSSGSCPLVLDSSEICTETGKRSRFPKPELEISFSPLQPDRFALKRQGEDSAITVKISRPMRKRKSGEKRKGGRSSVVKKKTFSEPSPQPSNAHESNQKGRKDKTKQKMGDFLQGSPTFLGSKAKRIMGLMSGKSPDDGATSLKLKSKCDRRKHDRPDISSPMEIQAHQMHL; encoded by the exons ATGATGGAGTCAGGGCTAAAGGATGATACAGCCAGACCAGAGATGATAGTTGTGGAAGATTTAAGAAGAAATCTGTCCTCGGAGTTCAGCGAGTGTTCAGATTGCCAG gACCCCTCTGACCTGGAGAAGGAACACTTGAAGGTGTATCTAAGGATAAGACCATTTTCAGCAGCTGAGATTGAGAATGGAGAATCACAG GACTGTGTGGCTATTCATCCTCCAGCGACGGTGCTCCTCAAAGCTccacaatcatctctttctgcCAGGCTCAGCGATAAGTCAATGCCAGTTACAGCTCAACGTTTCCAGTTCTCTCAG GTTTATGGTCCAGACACTACACAGAAGGAGATGTTTGATGGCACAGTGAAGGGTCTTGTGAAGGATGTGCTAGAGGGACAGAATTCTCTGGTCTTTACATACGGTGTCACCAATGCTGGGAAGACCTTCACTTTTTTAG GTCCAGATACTGATCCAGGCATCTTACCTCGTTCCCTTAACATGATCTTCAGTAGTCTGGATGGTCGCATCTTCGACCAGATGTGCCTAAAACCCCAGAGGTGCCGGGATTTCATAAGGCTCACCAAAGAGCAGCAAAATGAGGAAGCAGCTGGCAAACGCAACCTGCTCAAGCTTTTTAAAGAG ACTGATGCACAGAAGAGTACGTCTTGCCATAGCTCGAAGTCTGATCTTGAAG ATGGTTCCACTTTATGTGATATAAGCTCTTCAGTGAATGAAAGGAGTTTGGCTGTCGATATGGACATACACACCATGTTTTCAATTTGGGTCTCATTCTGCGAGATCTACAATGAGAACATCCACGACTTGCTAGAACAGCATTCAAACAATGCTTCACGGAGAACCAACCTCCGTCTTTGTCAGGATGTCAAAGGGAACTCATTCATCAAAG ATCTGAGATGGGTGCAGGTGAGCAGTGTTGATGAAGCCTTGAAAGTGATGAAACTGGGCAAAAAGAACCAGAGCATCTCTAGCACTAAACTCAACATTCTCTCCAGCAGGAG CCACAGTATTTTCTCTGTCCGGATCCTGAAGGTTGAAGATGTGGGAAtacccagagtcgagtcagtcaGCGA GCTGGCGCTGTGTGACCTGGCCGGGTCGGAGCGATGtgctaaaacacaaaataaaggtgAACGCCTGAAAGAGGCAGGAAACATCAACACCTCTCTACTCAGCCTGGGAAAATGCATCAATGCACTCAGAAATAACCAGCAGGCAAG ACAGCACGTTCCATTCAGAGAGAGTAAACTCACTCACTATCTGCAGGGATACTTTACCGGCCGGGGCAAAGCCTGTATGATTGTAAACATTAACCAGTGCGCCTCCATGCATGATGAGACAGTCAATGTCCTCAAGTTCTCTGCCGTAGCTCAAAAG GTAGTGGTCCTCACCACTAAGAGTGTTCCAGTGGTGGTTAAAAGGAGTGCCAGAGAGGTATCCTTCATAATCAACAATGCTGATCGCCAGCAAATGCGGCGCAGCTCATTGGTACGGTGGGACCCCAGCCTTGAGGATGTCCAGGAAGATTCTGACActgaggaggatgaagaggaaaGTGAAATGGAGGACACCATTTTGGATGCTGAAGAAGAGGGGAAAGAAACTGTGCTGCTAGATAAGGAGGTTTATGAG GCCCAACTGCGGTTTATAGAGGATATTCAGCAGCAGTTGAGCAAGAAGAAAGCTGAACACCTAGCTCTCGAGGCTCGTGTTCGAGATGAAGTTACTAAAGAATTCTCTGAGCTGATTTCCCAGATGCAGGAAGATTACAG tgagCGCATATCCAGAGAGAGGGAACTGATTGAGGAACGGTGTGAACGGAGACTGGAGATTCTTAAAAACCTGGTGGGGAAAACAGCTGTGAAGGACGACACCATGGATTCAGCTGCGACCAAATTAGAGGTACAG gaagaGAACCATGTCTCTCTAGACAGCATGCTTGACTCTATGACCAGTGACCTGGCTGGAATCAGACAGGATGCCCAGGCTGCCCAATCCTGCTTGGTGACCTCCAACCCTAGAGTCTCTGTGACACTGCAAGACCTTGAAAAAAAGGTCACGGCACTTTCAGAACTGCTCAGTGAAACTCAGAATCAGCTGTCACTCAAAACACAGG AGCTGGAAACCCAGAGCAGACTGTCAGATGAACTGGAGGAGTTAAAGAAG GTTCTGGAGAGCCACAGGCAAAGGGAATGGGATCTAAGTGAAATGTGCAGACAAAAGGATGAGATGGTTACCAAACTCCAGACAGCTCTTGACCAACATGTAGAAAACACGGCTCAGGAT AAAACTCAAATTGACTCCATCAAAAAGCAGATCGTCCAGCTTAAACACAATTGTACCTGCTCAGAGCAGCGGCCCGACACCCAGATTGAAACCAGAAAGAGGCGTCAGGAATGGGAGGGGCTTGATGAACAGCCCCCACTCAAGAAAG GTCCCCTGGAGGACTCAAGAGTACAAGACAATGTTTCAAATAATGGGTGTCAAGACTCCGCCCTtcttgaggtcaaaggtcagctgaAGTGTTGCCTTGATGAATCCAAACAAAAAGACAAGCAGATCACAGATCTGGAACGGGAATGCCACACATTAGATGTTTGCATCAAGGATCGGAAATCTAAACTGGAAGAAAGAGTTTCACAGGAGCATATTCTGCAAGGAAAGGTTTATCAGACATCCTTGGAAACCAAACCAATGGCAACGGCAGTGGATTGCAGCAGTTTGAAATTAGAAGTTGTGTCCAGTTATAGCAACACTACAGAACATTTAAAAGGTGCATATCAAGAACTGGCTGCTGTGAAATCACAAATGGCTAAGCAAGATCACGGACTGGGAGAAAGGAGCAAACAAATCTTGACTCTTGAACAGGAAATTTCATTACTGAAACAGGAAGCACAAACCTCCAGAAACACATTAGCTGACTATGATGACCTCAAAAAAGTCAACTCTGTCCTGCAGGTTGAGGTCACAACCCTTCATGGGGTCAAAGCTGAACTAGAGGAGAAAGTCAGATGccttgagaaagagaaagaagtaaAAAATACAGCACATCTGTCCAAAGAGGAGGGGTTTAAAGATGGGGAACTGGGGCCGATGAACCCTTACACTCTTGGATCTAAAAACAAGGAGACCCATAGCAACATAAACATCACAGTGTCTGAAAAGGCTGAACTGGCACAGAGGGAGAAAGACTTAGCATCAAAAGAGGCTCAGCTCTTAGTACTGCAGAAGaggctggaggaggaggagacgcAAGCGGTGCAGGAGGCAcacaggagggaggtggagaggaggagagagctgCTGGCTGTGGCAGAGGAGGCCATTGCTCAGAAAGATGCAGAGCTACAGAGGAGACAAGAAGAGATCAACCG GTTAAAGGAGGAGATTAAAACTAGCGAGTGCAAGTTGAACAGTATGGCTGTCGATCTTCGCAGAAGGGAAGATGATTCATCTGATCTTCGGGAAAAACTCTGTGACTCAAAGAAACAGATTCAGCAGGTCCAGAAAGAG ATCTCCTCCATGCGGGATGCTGAGAAATCTCTACGAATGAAGCTCAGTGACCTAGAAAAGACTAAAGCACATCTCCAGAATGAGATCACCAACAGGGGCCTCACCATCAACCAGCTAAAAGCT AAACGATCTTCTGAATCTAAGTCAGATGAGAATCTGCTGCTCTATCAGAAAGCATGTAAAG ATTTGCAGGAGCGTGAGCATGTTATTGAAGATATGCGTTTGGCTCTGGCAGAACAGGAGGAAACACAGACAGAGCTGGACCAGGAGCTGGACAACAGAGAGGCTCAGATAAATAAGCTCACTCAGG atctGATGAGGTTGAGAGAAATACTACCTAAACAGAAGAACAGGAGAGATTCCAGATCATTCTCTGATGATGTTTTACAGGCCAGACAACAGACTGCTCAGGCCCAGGAGAGCTTAAAG CTGGCTAGTGAGAAGCACCAAGCAGAGCGCAAGAAGTGGATGGAAGAGAAGTTGGTTCTGATCGGTCAGGCTAAAGAGGCTGAGGAGAGAAGGAATCAGGACATGAGGCGATTCGCTGATGATCGAGAACGGCATGCTCGCCAACAGGCCGAAAAG GAGTCTCTTGTCGCACGTCTTGCTGCTTGTGAGGAAGAGATGGAAAGCTGGAGAAAAGATAGAGACACACTTGTCTCTGCTCTTGAAGTTCAGCTGAAGAAGTTCATCATGTCCAATGCAGAGAAAGACCAACAGATCAAGATCCTACAGTCCAGAAGCACCCCCCAAACACCAGAG TCTCAGGAGGTCACTGAGGACAGCAGGACTGAGGCACTGCAGGCAGAGCTGGTTGCAAAGGAAGCAGAGATCCAGAAACTAAAGGAACAGCTCTGTGTCAGTGTCATAGACAGCAGCCTTCACAGACACTCATCTACCCAG ACGATGGAAGCAGAATTATCTGATATGAACACCAGTAAACTTAAACACACAAGCAGAACCAGAGGATCTGTCACCAGTCAG AGTTCGTCTGGCAGCTGTCCGCTGGTGCTCGATTCATCAGAGATCTGCACGGAAACAGGCAAACGTTCCAGGTTTCCGAAGCCCGAGTTGGAAATTTCCTTCAGCCCTCTGCAGCCAGATCGTTTCGCTCTTAAGCGTCAAGGAGAAGACTCTGCCATTACTGTTAAAATCTCCCGACCCATGCGCAAGAGGAAGAGCGGAGAGAAG